A region of Paenibacillus thiaminolyticus DNA encodes the following proteins:
- a CDS encoding peptide MFS transporter — translation MPSNDRQKIVESVPQKGFFGHPKGLFTLFFTEFWERFSYYGMRAILVFFMYYEVSQGGLGFPESTALAIMSIYGSLVYMSGIIGGWLADRILGTSRAVFYGGILIMLGHIVLAIPGNATLFFVSMILIVLGTGLLKPNASSLVGDIYSDQDNRRDAGFSIFYMGINLGGFLSPLVVGTVGMNNFHLGFGLAAIGMFIGLVVFMVTRSKNLGLAGTIVVNPLSPAEKKKVFTILGVGVVVLAALIAVTIAFGILTFDTFIKLVGILGLLIPTLYFVVMYRSPKTTPVERSRIIAYIPLFIASIMFWAIQEQGSTILANYADKRTQLEFAGIHLSPAWFQSLNPLSIIILAPVFAWLWVKLGNRQPTIPQKFSLGLLFAGLSFLIILLPAYFGGAASLVNPLWLVLSYFVVVLGELCLSPVGLSATTKLAPAAFTAQTMSLWFLSNAAAQAINAQIVKFYTPETEMLYFGVIGGAAIVLSLLLYLLSPKIQGYMKGVK, via the coding sequence ATGCCGAGCAATGACAGACAGAAGATTGTAGAAAGTGTTCCACAAAAGGGGTTTTTTGGTCATCCCAAAGGCCTGTTCACCCTCTTTTTCACCGAGTTCTGGGAGCGCTTCTCCTATTATGGAATGAGGGCTATCCTTGTATTCTTTATGTACTATGAAGTGTCGCAGGGCGGACTCGGGTTTCCGGAGAGCACCGCACTCGCCATAATGTCAATCTACGGATCACTCGTATATATGTCCGGCATCATCGGTGGCTGGTTGGCTGACCGTATTTTAGGTACGTCGAGAGCCGTTTTTTATGGCGGTATCTTGATTATGCTGGGTCATATCGTGCTGGCCATACCGGGCAATGCTACGCTATTCTTTGTATCCATGATCTTGATTGTGCTTGGTACCGGCCTTCTGAAACCCAATGCATCTAGTTTAGTAGGGGATATTTACAGCGATCAGGATAACCGCCGGGATGCGGGCTTTAGTATTTTTTATATGGGGATTAACCTCGGGGGCTTCCTCTCTCCATTAGTTGTAGGAACCGTCGGGATGAATAATTTCCACCTTGGGTTCGGTCTTGCGGCTATCGGGATGTTCATCGGATTGGTCGTTTTTATGGTTACCCGATCCAAAAACTTAGGCCTTGCCGGTACGATTGTGGTCAACCCGCTCTCCCCCGCCGAGAAGAAAAAGGTCTTCACAATTCTGGGTGTGGGTGTCGTTGTTCTGGCTGCCTTAATCGCGGTTACCATTGCATTTGGTATTCTTACCTTCGATACCTTTATCAAGCTGGTTGGGATTTTAGGACTCCTGATCCCCACCCTGTACTTTGTTGTTATGTACCGCAGTCCTAAAACAACGCCCGTCGAGCGTTCCCGAATTATTGCGTACATTCCTTTGTTCATTGCATCGATTATGTTCTGGGCAATTCAGGAGCAAGGGTCCACGATTCTAGCCAACTATGCGGACAAGCGTACCCAATTGGAATTCGCAGGCATCCATCTTTCACCTGCCTGGTTCCAATCCCTGAATCCGCTCTCTATTATTATACTGGCTCCTGTATTCGCTTGGTTGTGGGTAAAGCTCGGAAATCGCCAGCCGACCATACCGCAGAAATTCTCACTGGGCTTATTGTTCGCCGGGTTGTCCTTCTTGATCATTCTGCTGCCGGCTTACTTCGGCGGAGCCGCTTCGCTCGTCAACCCATTGTGGCTCGTGCTCAGCTACTTCGTCGTTGTACTCGGAGAGCTATGCTTGTCGCCAGTGGGTCTCTCGGCTACTACGAAGCTCGCGCCCGCTGCCTTCACGGCCCAGACCATGAGCCTATGGTTCTTGTCCAATGCAGCAGCTCAAGCCATTAACGCTCAGATCGTAAAGTTCTATACTCCAGAAACCGAGATGCTTTACTTTGGCGTTATTGGAGGGGCAGCCATCGTGTTGAGTCTTCTGCTCTACCTGCTGTCCCCAAAGATTCAAGGCTATATGAAAGGGGTAAAATAA
- a CDS encoding AbrB/MazE/SpoVT family DNA-binding domain-containing protein encodes MTTATLRKWGNSSAVRIPNQIVKRLNLEEGAEIELIVTPENDLLLRPTKKPQESNEELRAHLKLLLSKIKPDSPRHDEVDVGIEGDEMI; translated from the coding sequence ATGACGACTGCAACGCTCCGTAAATGGGGCAACAGTAGTGCTGTCCGTATTCCGAACCAAATTGTTAAACGCCTTAATTTGGAAGAAGGCGCGGAAATTGAACTAATCGTAACTCCAGAAAATGATTTATTGCTTCGCCCTACGAAAAAGCCGCAAGAATCGAACGAGGAGTTGCGCGCTCATTTGAAATTGCTTCTGTCAAAAATTAAGCCAGATTCGCCTCGTCATGACGAAGTGGATGTAGGAATTGAAGGAGACGAAATGATTTGA
- a CDS encoding N-acetylmuramoyl-L-alanine amidase, which yields MTIEIKQRLLPDGRPNKPSRPMKPQYITVHNTDNTAPGATAEAHSRYILNGSGGTQTSWHYTVDDHEIYQSLRDNEQGWHAGDGSGPGNASSIGIEVCMYQGMDEPLAWQRAAELIALLAKRHGIGLSAVVPHRHWSGKACPSRILPRWQEFMELVEKAMNSSGKPVPPDIIGHWAEAQIRAVIDAGIMVGRDSGNFEPNQPITRAEVAVVAERLLSRFNK from the coding sequence GTGACTATCGAGATCAAGCAGCGATTGCTTCCCGACGGCCGGCCGAACAAGCCGAGCCGCCCGATGAAGCCGCAGTATATTACCGTTCACAATACGGATAATACGGCTCCCGGGGCTACGGCCGAAGCGCATAGCCGTTATATTTTGAATGGGAGCGGCGGAACGCAGACCAGCTGGCACTACACGGTAGATGACCATGAAATCTACCAGAGTCTGCGGGATAATGAGCAGGGCTGGCACGCGGGCGACGGCAGCGGCCCCGGAAATGCGTCATCCATCGGCATCGAGGTCTGCATGTACCAGGGAATGGACGAGCCGTTGGCATGGCAGCGGGCCGCGGAGCTGATTGCTCTGCTGGCCAAGCGGCACGGCATCGGGCTGAGCGCTGTCGTACCACACCGCCACTGGAGCGGGAAGGCGTGCCCGTCCCGTATTCTCCCGCGATGGCAGGAGTTTATGGAATTGGTAGAAAAGGCAATGAATTCAAGCGGTAAGCCGGTTCCGCCCGACATCATCGGCCACTGGGCGGAAGCACAGATCAGGGCGGTGATCGACGCCGGAATTATGGTGGGCCGCGACTCTGGGAATTTTGAACCGAATCAGCCAATCACCCGCGCCGAGGTGGCTGTGGTCGCTGAGCGGCTATTGAGCCGTTTTAACAAATAA
- a CDS encoding methyl-accepting chemotaxis protein, protein MLKSIKLKLILSFLVTILIPISLIGVIVQNSMVKEITDNFVTSTTNEVAQVDGRMSLYFETVKENVQLLATSPIVHKADDTITSYMNNSQGKKATPSKNGGIETEIYKELERFAKTHPNTSSVFLGTVDGGYVQWPEEEVAAQYDPRSRPWYTDGLANPDQVTMSEPYADAVSGMLRMSSVTAVNNGSNKPLGVIGLNMSLSKLAEQLDSIQIKTTGYVILLSHDGTILAHPRNPELISKNIADIGVPEFASIKEKTSDYFEIQMDGTGYMTNLYTSQQTGWKYLSVVEKSELTQEANKIGKINLLTSSICAILAVLLALALASNITKPLQIVVTNLKAISAGDFTGEVPAHIQQKKDEIGVLGQSLQTMQSSIRDLVGEIRGAANTLAASSEELSAHTAASTEQIQEVGSVVKIVASGAETQMRGTEEGSKAMEEMAIGIQRIAESTTNISETSMDTSEQAKNGNMLLQEAVQQMNTIDESVRNSGVLVQNLGERSEQMASIVDAITQIATQTNLLALNASIEAARAGEHGQGFAVVAHEVRKLAERSAESAREIADLIEEARNDAYKAVESMDDVRESVADGIYKVQNSGKLIESILAEITDMAGQIQDTSAVTEEMSAGSEEVLASVNEIAHIAEKNAEHATTLVKFTDQQLQDMSTLMKNAEQLNQMAQTLSQMMSQYKI, encoded by the coding sequence ATGTTAAAAAGCATTAAACTGAAACTAATTCTATCCTTTCTAGTAACGATTCTTATTCCGATTTCATTAATTGGGGTTATTGTGCAAAATAGTATGGTAAAGGAAATAACCGATAATTTCGTAACATCAACGACGAATGAAGTCGCACAGGTGGATGGCCGGATGTCTCTTTATTTCGAAACGGTGAAAGAAAATGTCCAGCTCTTGGCTACCAGCCCGATCGTCCATAAAGCCGATGACACCATCACCTCTTATATGAACAATTCACAAGGCAAAAAGGCAACACCTTCAAAGAACGGCGGTATTGAAACCGAAATTTATAAAGAATTAGAGCGTTTTGCCAAAACACATCCTAACACGTCTTCCGTGTTTTTGGGCACTGTTGACGGCGGCTACGTGCAATGGCCTGAAGAAGAAGTGGCCGCCCAATATGACCCGCGCAGCCGGCCTTGGTATACCGACGGGCTGGCGAATCCCGACCAAGTCACAATGTCAGAGCCTTATGCGGATGCGGTTAGCGGCATGTTGAGAATGAGCAGCGTCACCGCCGTCAACAACGGCAGCAACAAGCCGCTGGGCGTAATCGGACTCAACATGAGCCTGAGCAAGCTGGCCGAGCAGCTGGACAGCATCCAGATCAAGACGACAGGCTATGTTATTCTATTGTCCCATGACGGAACGATTCTGGCCCACCCGCGGAACCCGGAGTTAATCTCTAAAAATATTGCTGATATCGGCGTACCCGAATTTGCCAGCATCAAGGAAAAAACTTCGGATTATTTCGAAATTCAGATGGATGGCACAGGCTACATGACCAATTTATATACGTCACAGCAAACCGGTTGGAAATACCTATCTGTCGTTGAAAAAAGCGAATTGACTCAAGAAGCCAACAAAATTGGGAAGATCAATCTCCTTACCAGTTCAATATGCGCTATCTTGGCCGTGCTGCTGGCGCTGGCGCTTGCATCAAACATTACGAAGCCGCTTCAGATCGTCGTCACCAATCTGAAGGCGATTAGCGCAGGCGATTTCACGGGCGAGGTCCCTGCTCATATCCAGCAGAAAAAGGATGAAATCGGCGTGTTAGGACAATCATTGCAGACGATGCAATCATCCATTCGTGATCTGGTTGGAGAAATACGCGGGGCCGCAAACACATTAGCAGCCTCCTCGGAGGAGTTGTCTGCCCACACGGCAGCGAGCACGGAACAAATTCAAGAAGTCGGATCTGTCGTTAAGATTGTCGCAAGCGGCGCTGAGACGCAGATGCGGGGCACGGAAGAAGGCTCCAAGGCCATGGAGGAGATGGCCATCGGCATTCAGCGCATCGCGGAGAGCACAACCAACATATCGGAAACGTCGATGGATACGTCCGAGCAGGCGAAGAATGGCAACATGCTGCTGCAGGAAGCGGTACAGCAGATGAACACGATTGATGAATCGGTGCGTAATTCGGGAGTCCTGGTTCAAAATCTGGGCGAGCGCTCGGAACAGATGGCCTCTATCGTCGATGCCATCACCCAAATCGCAACGCAGACGAACCTGCTTGCCCTTAATGCGTCAATTGAAGCCGCCCGCGCCGGGGAGCATGGTCAAGGCTTTGCCGTCGTTGCCCATGAGGTAAGGAAGCTCGCGGAACGCTCGGCAGAGTCCGCGCGCGAAATCGCCGACCTGATCGAAGAAGCGAGAAATGATGCCTACAAGGCCGTCGAGTCGATGGATGACGTTCGGGAAAGCGTTGCCGATGGCATTTACAAAGTACAAAACTCCGGGAAGCTGATCGAAAGCATCTTAGCGGAAATTACCGATATGGCGGGACAAATTCAAGACACGTCAGCCGTAACCGAAGAAATGTCCGCCGGCTCCGAAGAAGTGCTTGCATCCGTGAATGAAATCGCCCACATCGCCGAGAAGAACGCGGAACATGCCACGACACTCGTGAAGTTCACGGATCAGCAGCTGCAGGATATGTCTACCTTGATGAAAAATGCGGAGCAGCTTAATCAAATGGCACAGACGTTGAGCCAAATGATGAGCCAATACAAAATTTAA
- a CDS encoding type II toxin-antitoxin system PemK/MazF family toxin, whose product MTVPRRGDLVWLNFDPQAGHEQAGRRPAIVLSESDFNEATGFAVVCPITSQVKNYPFEVPLPEGLPFTGVVLTDQLKSLNVRNRRMKTVGNIHVESECMKAVLRNARAILA is encoded by the coding sequence TTGACGGTTCCAAGACGTGGCGATTTGGTATGGCTTAACTTTGATCCGCAAGCCGGACATGAACAGGCCGGCCGGCGGCCTGCCATTGTGCTGTCCGAATCCGATTTCAATGAAGCGACCGGTTTTGCGGTAGTATGTCCGATTACAAGCCAAGTCAAAAATTATCCTTTTGAGGTTCCCCTTCCGGAAGGACTTCCGTTTACAGGGGTTGTCCTTACTGATCAATTGAAAAGCCTGAATGTAAGAAATCGGAGAATGAAAACCGTGGGGAATATCCATGTAGAATCAGAATGTATGAAAGCTGTGCTTCGCAATGCCCGAGCTATCCTGGCTTAG